Genomic segment of Limnochordia bacterium:
CGGGTGGCAGAGGATCCGAAACAGCGCCGGATTAGACATTTACTATCCAGTAAGCGGGTGCTCCTTCGGGTTTTACGCAGATAACACCTTCGGCAAGTCCTACGGCAAACGTCGACTAGCAACAGATTCTGAGAAGAATCACGTGATCTCAACCGTGGGCAAGATGACTGCCCGGCTCAAGGAGCCGTCAACAGTATCCCTTCCATCAGGCAAGATGCCCATTTTGCTAATGCCAGATGTCACAGCCCTATTCTTGAGTCAATACATCCAAAATAACCTTGCAGGTGGTGCGGTAGTGGAAGGACACAGTGCCTTTACTTGTGATGATTTCCGCGCCAAAAGACAGATCCTATCGAAGAGCCTCTCTGTGTACATCGAGCCCCTACGGAATCATGAATACGGCTCCGCACCCTGCACAGTAGAGGGTATACCGTCAAAGAGATTAGCAGTAATCAAGGACGGCTGTCTGCAGACGCCTTTGCTTAACCGTAAATACGCAAATAAGGCAAATATGGAGCCAACCCCAGCGGGTCCATTGCTCATTCCCCGACAAGGAAAGCTAGAGGATCTTGTTGAGGGGATTGATCGGGGAATCATGGTTCTGAGTGTACTCGGGTTGCACGCCCAAGATACCGCTTCCGGATCCTATTCTGTGACCGCAGACCAGGCTTTGGTCATTGAAAGGGGACAGTTAAAGGGGAAGATCAAGGCAACGATCGCTGGTAACCTATTTGCACAATTAAGCTCCCCGGACTTTGCCTTTGGCTTTGATGAGTTCTCGGATCATCCAGGTCTTCGGATTATGGCTGATGTCACAGTGGAAAAACACTAAGACAACAAATAGACTAATGCACTACAAAGAGCAAAGGTGAAGTTTATCTTTGCTCTTGTTTTATCATAGTTGATGCTATTTAGTCCTAGATTACCCGCAGGAAGGGTATACTTGCAAAGGACGTAGATCTAATGGTCGGTATCGTTGCACTTAACGTATCCTCTAGACTGTCTTGCGAGCTATTCCCCAAAAAGGTTGTCTTAGAGCGTCTTCGCCAACTGGATTGGCTAGGAGAATCATGAACGTCCCCTATGATCTATAGTAGTGGAAATACCCTGTTTTTCGTGGTTCCTTTCTAGCATTACAACTTATTACCTTAGCAACTTTGCGGATTTCATTGCAGCGTTTTTGTGTATCCTAGCTAGGACTTGGAGGAATCCAGTCTAAGAACCTGGAATAACCAGGGCGACCCCGCACTAACCCAAAATCCCAGAACGCTGTAGCAAACAACAGTGACTAAGGTTCCTCTAATCCCATCCAGCACCGGAATTGTATCTAAAGCCAACTTTAACAAGAAAAGACCGGCAAATCCTAAGACAACCTTGATTATTTGCTTCCATACAAGCGTCTGTTCTTTGAAATCAAGACAGGTCTGCTCAACTCCATATCCCCAAAGAAAACCGAGAAACAGACCGGCGATCATGGGTCCGTCACCCTGGGGGTGATTGAGGAACATAAAGAAGGATACTGCCAGCGTTACAAGAAACCACTGTCTACTACCAGGCTCGAGCCTAATATTCGCAAGGGCAAACTGGTACAGACCCAAAAGAACAAGCCCAATTACTAATCCACCAATCACATCAATAGGATAGTGAACCCCCAGATAGATCCGGGAGAAGGACACTAAGACCACAAATAAGGATGCAAAGATATACAGCCAACGCCGTTTAACCCTAAGGGCCACATAACCGAGGAAGGTAGTCGTAGTCTGGGCATGACCGCTGGGAAAAGAATAACCGGGCTGAGAGACTCGGTGTAATCTTTGGGGTGGCCGTTCTGTTGCAAAGGCATATTTGAAAGCTGAGTTGGTATAAGCTGATAGCATAAACAACGAGGCCAATCGCACAGTAAAACGTTTCTCATACACCCAGTAAAGGATCGGAAAGAGCAAGACATAGTTCTCAAGCCGACAGACAAAGGTAACAGCGTCGATTAACCAGTTAAGGACGGGTGTTGCCCATTGCTGAACTAGAACAATTAGACTGGTATCAGTCACCATTTTCCCTCCCAGCCATTCATACCTTAGTCTTATTCTCCTTTGAGACGTTGTCATTGTCAAGCCCGGCATGGTGGTATCCTTTGATGTCTGAGAAGGAAATAGCGCATTATGCGTAGAAGATAATGCCAAAATCTGATTCTTTGGAGGGGTGGACGATGAGCAAAATGATCCCACCGTACTATGAGCACGATACTACAAGCAACGCAGAGAAACAGGTCTTTTGCGCCCTGCAGAATCTTACTGATGACTATGTTGTTTTGCATTCCTTAGGCCTAGCCAATCACAGGGATAAAGTCTTTGGTGAGATAGATTTCGTGGTCATTTGCTCCGAAGGAGTACTGTGCCTTGAAGTGAAAGGTGGGGGAGTAAGCCGCAGATCGGGTATATGGTATTTCCAGGATCGTTTTGGCAATGAACATGCCAATAGCGAAGGACCCTTCCAACAGGTAATCGGTTCGATGCACTCATTGCGCAGGCACTTAGAACAGCAATTTGGGAAGATGAGTCCCATTGGCCGCTGCTTGTACGCAGTGGGGGTGCTTTTCCCAGATACGGTTTTTACCGCCAAAGGTCCGGATATTATCGATGAAATTGTCTTTGACCTAAGAGACGACCCTGATGAGATTGAGCTTTATATAAAGAAGGTCTTTCGGTATTGGCAAGAGGATCTACGTAATAAGCATGGGTTTACCGGAGGCAGACTCAACCCCGGCGAGGTCTCCTGTTTGACCGAGTA
This window contains:
- a CDS encoding metallopeptidase TldD-related protein; translation: MNRAYSDQFCNKLDQSLNDQMSAKAPDNLRIAGWRYFVSEQEVTSIGLHENKVGGPYAAPSINKKLTGHIHIIWHDGSHTHASLDRSIDTDFDQWLVLFRQASFVDPDQPGILAPREYPRVNLWDGNIARLPVEKHFELIEGSTQRLKDDGIGTIDGGTNSSIGWQRIRNSAGLDIYYPVSGCSFGFYADNTFGKSYGKRRLATDSEKNHVISTVGKMTARLKEPSTVSLPSGKMPILLMPDVTALFLSQYIQNNLAGGAVVEGHSAFTCDDFRAKRQILSKSLSVYIEPLRNHEYGSAPCTVEGIPSKRLAVIKDGCLQTPLLNRKYANKANMEPTPAGPLLIPRQGKLEDLVEGIDRGIMVLSVLGLHAQDTASGSYSVTADQALVIERGQLKGKIKATIAGNLFAQLSSPDFAFGFDEFSDHPGLRIMADVTVEKH
- a CDS encoding phosphatase PAP2 family protein, with the protein product MTDTSLIVLVQQWATPVLNWLIDAVTFVCRLENYVLLFPILYWVYEKRFTVRLASLFMLSAYTNSAFKYAFATERPPQRLHRVSQPGYSFPSGHAQTTTTFLGYVALRVKRRWLYIFASLFVVLVSFSRIYLGVHYPIDVIGGLVIGLVLLGLYQFALANIRLEPGSRQWFLVTLAVSFFMFLNHPQGDGPMIAGLFLGFLWGYGVEQTCLDFKEQTLVWKQIIKVVLGFAGLFLLKLALDTIPVLDGIRGTLVTVVCYSVLGFWVSAGSPWLFQVLRLDSSKS